The sequence TTAGGAATAAATTTTTATGAATAGGGGCTGAGGAAAATGATGAAATATTTTATAATAGCCTTTATTCTACATGGAATTTTTTTCTTTAATATGGATAGAACTAAAACATTGGGAATGCCAGATAATTTAAAAAAAAGTAAGATTCCTATTTCTTATAATACTGTAAGTGTTCATGAAAGAATAGATGGAATGAAAATGAAAAAGGAATCTTCTGAAAAAGTTTATACAGAATCTGCTCCAAAAGAAATAGAAAAGAAAAAAGAGAAAATTTCTGAGCCAGAAATTAAAAGTAAGATAAGTCAAAATAAGAAAAATGAAGTTAAAAAGCAAAAGCAAAATAATAAATCTGATTTTCAAGAGAAAAAAGATATAAAAACGAAAAAAGATGAAAAGGTTAAAGAAAATAATCTTGCAGAAAATGGAAATTTTACTCTTAATTCTGATGGAACTTATACAGCTGTATCATCAAAAGGTATAAATTTTGAAATTATACATCAAATAGATCCTTCTTATCCAAGACAAGCAGAAATTGCAAGATATAATCAAATTGTAAAAGTTGAAGTTAAATTTCTAGTGAATCTTGAAGGAGATGTAGAAGATATAAAAATTTTAAAATCTCATAATAAATTTGGATTTGATAAAGAGGTAATTTCTGCATTGAAAAAATGGAAATTTAAACCTATTAAATATAATGGTAAAGGAATAAAAGTTTATTTTAATAAGGAGTTTGTATTTACTCCAAAATAAAAAATCAATATAGAAGGGAAAGAAAATGTTTAAAATAAGATATAAATCACACCATGATGTGAAAAATGTCATTGAAAAAATGATGAAAAGAAAAATTGTAACACCTTTTACTTTTAATAAAGTTTTAAAAGGAAAGCCAGAATCAGAAGAGGGAGGAATATATGTTCATACTCCTTACTGTGATAAAATTTGTTCTTTTTGCAATATGAACAGAAAACAGATAGATAATGATCTTGATGATTACACAGAGTTTTTATGTAAAGAATTTAAAAAATATGGAGAGAAAAAATATATAAAAGAAAAAAAGATAACAACTATATTTTTTGGTGGAGGAACACCAACTATATATAAAGCTCATCAGCTTGAAAAAATTCTTTTGTCTCTAAAAGAAAATTTTAATATTAGTGAAGATTGTGAATTTACTTTTGAAACAACTCTCCATAATCTTACATGGGAAAAATTAGAGATTATGGAAAAATATGGAGTTAATAGAATAAGCATAGGAATACAAACTTTTTCTGATAGAGGAAGAAAACTTTTGAACAGAACATATGATAAAGAATATATTGTATCTAAAATAAAAGATATAAGAAAAAAGTTCAAAGGTCTTATATGTATAGATATAATATATAATTATCCTGATCAGACAGATGAAGAAATTATAAATGATGCAGAAACAGCATGTGAACTTGGAGTAGACAGTATAAGTTTTTATTCACTTATGATTCAAGAAGGATCACAGATTTCAAAAGACAGAGAAGAGAATAAAGTTGTATTTAAATATAATCTTGTAAGAGATAAAGAGCTTCATGATAAATTTCTTGAAATAGCTCTTTCAAGAGGATATTCTGTTCTTGAGCATACAAAAATTACAAATGGAAAAGATAAATATAAATATATAAGAAATGTAAATTCTTTTTCAGATCTTATAGCTATAGGTATAGGAGCAGGAGGAAGAATAGAAAACTATGAATTTTTCCATTTGAATAAACTTATATCTTTTTATGCTTATGATAATGAACTAAAAATGAGAGTAAAAAAATTATCAGGAATTTTACAGTATAAGACTGTAAAACTAGATGAAATAAAAGAATTATCAGGTAATTCTTATGAAAATATTTTAAATTTACTTAAGAGATTTGAAAAAGAAGGGTTAATAAAGTTAAATGATAAAATGATGGAATATACATTAGATGGAGTATTTTGGGGAAATAGTATTACAGCATGTATTACAGAACAAATGATTAATGATAATAAATAAATTTAAACAGGAGGTAAAATGTTACAAAAAACATTAGTTACTTATTCTTCTTTAACAGGAAATACAAAAAAGGTAGCAGAAAAAATTTATGAAATAGTAGACGGAGAAAAAGCAATAATTTCTCTGAATGAAATTAATAGTGTAAACTATAATGAATATGATAGAATAATCATTGGTTTTTGGGTTGATAAAGGAACTGCTGACAAGAGAACAAGAGAATTTATTAAAAAGTTATCAGGAAAAAAAGTTGCATATTTTGGAACTCTTGGGGCAGATCCAGCTTCAGATCACGGTAGAACCGTAAGAGAAAGAGTCTCAGCATTATGTAATGAAAATAATACTCTTTTTGGAGAATTTCTATGTAGAGGGAAAATAGATCCTAAACTTGTTGAAAAAATGGGAAAATTTCCTTTAAAACTAATTCATCCTTTAACTCCTGAAAGACTTCAAAGAATAGAAGATGCAAAGCCTCATCCAAATGAAAAAGATTTTCAGGAAGCACAAAATTATTTTATGAAGATTTTAAAACTAAATTTGAAAAAATAAAAAGCAGAGATTTTTCTCTGCTTTTTCTATTTATATATTTTAGAAAATAGCTTCTAAAATAATATTTTCAAATGGTGCCTAGAGCCGGAATCGAACCGGCACGGTACTAAGTACCACGGGATTTTAAGTCCCGTGCGTCTACCTGTTCCGCCATCCAGGCAATTTGCTTTATGCTCAATTATAATATAACAATTTTTTTATTTTGTCAATAAATTTTTATATTATTTTGAGAAAGCTTTTGCTCTTACTTTTTCAATTTCATCAGCGTATTTAGGCATAGAATCTCCAAGTCTTCTGTTTCCATCTTCAGTTACAAGATAATCTCCTTCGTATCTCATTCCACCAAAGTCAAGATAACTTTCAAGAATATCATAGTTAATAAATTCAGTAAATTTATTTTCAGATTTCCATTTAGAAATAAGTTCAGGAATAAAATATATTCCAGGTTCAACAGTAAAAACAAATCCAGGTTCTAAAATTCTTCCTAATCTCAAAGAACTTAAACCAAATTGTGTGCTTTTTTCTTTTCCATTATAACCAACAATAGGCTCTCCTATATTTTCCATATCATGAACATCAAGTCCCATCATATGTCCAAGTCCATGAGGCATGAAAAGAGCATGAACACCTTCCCTAACAATTTCATCGGCATTTCCTTTTAATATTCCTCTTGAAATCATTCCTTCAGCAAGTACTTTGCAGACAGCAAGATGTACATCCATATAAGTTATTCCTGGTTTTATTAATTCTTCAGCCTTATCAAACATGGCAATTAAAAGATTATAAATATCTCTTTGTTTTTCAGAGAATTTTCCTGAAACAGGATGAGTTGTTGTCATATCTCCACAATATCCATTTTCAAGTCTTGCACCAGCATCAATAAGTAAAAGATCTCCTTCTTTTATTTTATTTCCATGATAATGATTGTGAAGTGTTTGTCCATTTATACTGCAGATAGTTGGAAAAGATAGACCACAATTTTGACTTTTTGCTACATTTTCAAGAAGAGCAGCTATTTCGTATTCCATCATTCCTGGTTTAATATATTCCATAGCAGTAAGATGCATTTTTCTAGTAACATTTACAGCTTTTTCAATTTCCTTTATTTCTTCATCAGATTTTATATTTCTTTGATCAGCAACAGCAAAACATAAATCTTGAGAAACATATTTATTAATATCGTTAGGAGAAATATTTAACCAATCAGCCATTTTTATCATAATGCTATGTCTATATTGAGGAATATAATGTATTGTTTTTTTATTTTTCTGTGCATTTGAAATAAATTCAGGAAGCTCTTTTAAGCATTTTAGTTCTGTTATTCCAACAGTTTTACACTGTTCCTTAAGAGTGATTTGAGGTCCCATCCATATAATTTCATCCATAGTAAGTTCGTTTCCAAAAATATATTCTTTGTTATTATCAATGTCAATTAGACCAAAAAGATTTTCTCTATTAAGGCCAAAGTAATAAAGGAATGTAGAATCTTGCATAAAAGGATAAGTATTGTCTTCACAATTCATAGGAGAAAGATCATTTCCACATATTAGAATAATTCCACTTTTAACTTTTTCTTTTAATATTTTTCTTCTTTCAATGTATATATCTTTTGTAAACATGTCTGTCACCTCTTAAATGATATAATTTATGATTTAAGAGTATTACAAAATAAAATGAAAGTCAAATTTATTTAATATATTTTTAAAATAAATTTTTATTTTTCTGACTGGACTTGGAAAATAGATAAAATGATGATATTATAAAAGATAAGCAGTAAAAAAGAAGTATAATTAGGGGGCATAATGAGAAATTTAAATCTTTTAATAAAGCCAGCGTCAAGTACTTGTAATCTTCGTTGCAGATATTGTTTTTATTATGATGTAGCTGATAACAGAGAAGTAAAAAATTATGGAATTATGAATGATAGAACTTTAGAAAATATGGTCAAAAAAGTTTTTGAAGATGTAGAATATTCAGCAAATTTTGCTTTTCAAGGGGGAGAACCTACAGCAGCAGGATTGGAATACTTTGAAAAATTTCATAAATTAGTTGAGAAGTATAATACCAAAAATATTATTGTAAACTTTTCACTTCAGACAAATGGAACACTTCTTAATAAAAAGTGGCTGGAATTATTTAAAAAATATAATTATTTGATAGGTCTTTCTTTAGATGGAAATAAAGATATACATGACACATTCAGAATAGACAGCAAGGGAGAAGGAACTTTTTCAAAAGTATTAAAAGCTACTAAAATGCTTAAGAAAGCAGATGTAGATTTTAACATTTTATGTGTAGTAAATAAGCTTACTGCTCAAAATGGAAAACTTGTATATAATTTTTTAAGAAATAATGGATTCAGGTATTATCAATTTATACCATGTCTTGACAGTTTAAGCTACTCAGAAGAAAAAGACTATACTCTTACAGCTTCAGATTATGGAAAATTTTTAGATGAAACTTTTAATCTTTGGTATGAGGATATTATGTCAGGAAAAAGGATAAGTGTAAGACATTTTGATAACTATATAAAAATCCTTTTAGGTGAAGAACCAGAAGCTTGTGATATGGTTGGACACTGCAATATGAATGCTGTTCTTGAGTCTGATGGAAGTATGTATCCTTGTGATTTCTATGTTCTTGATGAATATAAGGTAGGAAATATAAATGACAGTAGTTTCATAGAACTATTTAAAAGTGATAAGGAAATGGCTTTCTTAAATTCATCACTTGCTGTGGATAAAAAATGCAGAGTGTGCAGATATTTCAGAATATGTCGTGGTGGATGTAGAAGACATAAAGAGATAGTAGAAGATGGATTACTTGAAAATAGATTTTGTGAAAGTTATAAATATTTTTTTGAAAGAAATATAGAAAAAATGATGCAGGTGGCAGAATATATTATAAAAATAAGAAAAGAAAATTTTTTAAAAAATAAGTAATTAATAAAGGGCTATGAAAGATAAGTTTCATAAGCCCTTTTGTATATTATATTTTATAAGTTTTCAGGAAAATCATTTTCATCAAGATCATTTATTTTTATATTTTCATTTCTTTCATAACTTCCGTCTCCTCCATAACCATATTTTTTCTTAATATTATTTTTACTATTTTTTAAATACATTTTTTTATGCTCTGTATAAAAAAGTTTTATATCTTTAATTTCATTTCCGCTTTTATCATAAAATTTTCCATTTTCAAAATAAGAGCCATATCCATAGTTTTTTTTAGTCATAAAATCACTACCTTTTATTTTTAATATATGTTCTATTTTATTATAGTGGTTTTAAGGAAAAAGTCAAAAATTTTTAAACAGAAAAAGCCGTCCTTTCACTCTGCAAAGAAAGCCGGCTTTTTCTGTTATTTTTTAAAGTTTAGGGTAGGAATCAAGGCTGTTCATCACCACTTGCCTTGAAATAGAAATTAATCTTGAATTAATAATATCATAAAATATTTTGAATGTCAAATATATTTTTAAAAATATTTTATTAATAGTCTTTTTATAGATAAATTCAGTCTAAATATTAAGAATAAAAAAATTTAAAAATCATTGTATAAAATAGTGTTTTAGTATATAATTAAAGTATAAAGAAATAGGAGGTAAAGAAAGTTATGAGTAAAATAGTAGTTGTAGGGGCAAATCACGCAGGAACAGCTGCAATTAACACAATTCTTGACAATTATAAAGGGAATGAAGTAGTTGTTTTTGATAGAAATTCTAATATTAGTTTTTTAGGGTGTGGAATGGCATTATGGATAGGAAATCAAATAGATGGACCAGAGGGACTTTTTTATTCTTCAAAGG is a genomic window of Fusobacterium perfoetens containing:
- a CDS encoding energy transducer TonB translates to MMKYFIIAFILHGIFFFNMDRTKTLGMPDNLKKSKIPISYNTVSVHERIDGMKMKKESSEKVYTESAPKEIEKKKEKISEPEIKSKISQNKKNEVKKQKQNNKSDFQEKKDIKTKKDEKVKENNLAENGNFTLNSDGTYTAVSSKGINFEIIHQIDPSYPRQAEIARYNQIVKVEVKFLVNLEGDVEDIKILKSHNKFGFDKEVISALKKWKFKPIKYNGKGIKVYFNKEFVFTPK
- a CDS encoding coproporphyrinogen-III oxidase family protein, producing MFKIRYKSHHDVKNVIEKMMKRKIVTPFTFNKVLKGKPESEEGGIYVHTPYCDKICSFCNMNRKQIDNDLDDYTEFLCKEFKKYGEKKYIKEKKITTIFFGGGTPTIYKAHQLEKILLSLKENFNISEDCEFTFETTLHNLTWEKLEIMEKYGVNRISIGIQTFSDRGRKLLNRTYDKEYIVSKIKDIRKKFKGLICIDIIYNYPDQTDEEIINDAETACELGVDSISFYSLMIQEGSQISKDREENKVVFKYNLVRDKELHDKFLEIALSRGYSVLEHTKITNGKDKYKYIRNVNSFSDLIAIGIGAGGRIENYEFFHLNKLISFYAYDNELKMRVKKLSGILQYKTVKLDEIKELSGNSYENILNLLKRFEKEGLIKLNDKMMEYTLDGVFWGNSITACITEQMINDNK
- a CDS encoding flavodoxin family protein is translated as MLQKTLVTYSSLTGNTKKVAEKIYEIVDGEKAIISLNEINSVNYNEYDRIIIGFWVDKGTADKRTREFIKKLSGKKVAYFGTLGADPASDHGRTVRERVSALCNENNTLFGEFLCRGKIDPKLVEKMGKFPLKLIHPLTPERLQRIEDAKPHPNEKDFQEAQNYFMKILKLNLKK
- a CDS encoding aminopeptidase P family protein, giving the protein MFTKDIYIERRKILKEKVKSGIILICGNDLSPMNCEDNTYPFMQDSTFLYYFGLNRENLFGLIDIDNNKEYIFGNELTMDEIIWMGPQITLKEQCKTVGITELKCLKELPEFISNAQKNKKTIHYIPQYRHSIMIKMADWLNISPNDINKYVSQDLCFAVADQRNIKSDEEIKEIEKAVNVTRKMHLTAMEYIKPGMMEYEIAALLENVAKSQNCGLSFPTICSINGQTLHNHYHGNKIKEGDLLLIDAGARLENGYCGDMTTTHPVSGKFSEKQRDIYNLLIAMFDKAEELIKPGITYMDVHLAVCKVLAEGMISRGILKGNADEIVREGVHALFMPHGLGHMMGLDVHDMENIGEPIVGYNGKEKSTQFGLSSLRLGRILEPGFVFTVEPGIYFIPELISKWKSENKFTEFINYDILESYLDFGGMRYEGDYLVTEDGNRRLGDSMPKYADEIEKVRAKAFSK
- a CDS encoding anaerobic sulfatase maturase, yielding MRNLNLLIKPASSTCNLRCRYCFYYDVADNREVKNYGIMNDRTLENMVKKVFEDVEYSANFAFQGGEPTAAGLEYFEKFHKLVEKYNTKNIIVNFSLQTNGTLLNKKWLELFKKYNYLIGLSLDGNKDIHDTFRIDSKGEGTFSKVLKATKMLKKADVDFNILCVVNKLTAQNGKLVYNFLRNNGFRYYQFIPCLDSLSYSEEKDYTLTASDYGKFLDETFNLWYEDIMSGKRISVRHFDNYIKILLGEEPEACDMVGHCNMNAVLESDGSMYPCDFYVLDEYKVGNINDSSFIELFKSDKEMAFLNSSLAVDKKCRVCRYFRICRGGCRRHKEIVEDGLLENRFCESYKYFFERNIEKMMQVAEYIIKIRKENFLKNK